The window CGTAGTGAACGTCGAAATCCACCTCCGCGTCATTCGCCAGAAACGCCTGGCCCATGTACGCGAAAGGCAGTCCCAAATCATCAACCAACCCCGGCGGCAGTGTCAGGAACCCGCTATAGCCGGCGTCCACCACTGCCTCGAGATTCCGCGTCCGCCCTTGCCGGTCCTGAAGGGGAATGGTCACGATTGCTTCGTAGGCGGCGTTCACCACCCCCTGGATCACCCAGTCCTCCGCAGAGAGCCGGCCCCGAAGCTGCGGAGCGCCCGGTAGCCCACCCGCTCGCACAAGACATCCACCGCGTCCGGGCGCTGCTCCCGCAGACGCTCCACCGCAACGCGGGTGGTGTCGGCGACTGCCCAATCTCCTGTCTCAACGTCGATGGCGACATACTCGCCGAAGTGATCGGATTCGACCTGGGGCAGGATGTCCCGCTGGTAAATTTCCTTACCCAGGCGTACCGCCTCTTTGCGGGGCCTGCGTTGGCGGGCTGGTGTCTCTGTTTCACTCATTTGCCCCTCCAATTTCAAAACGAATCCTCTTGATGGCATTTTATCGCTCCACGTCTACCGACTATGGAGCAGCCCAGCCCACATCGGCCGGATTCCGGAAGCGACGGTTGGCAAGAGCCACCATGCGCGCGGCGGAGCCGATGGTCAGGTCGCGGGATTGAACCGCACTATCGCAGTGCGGGTCCGGGGCCATGTGGTACGCCGCTTCCCCCAACTGGAAGTGCCTGGCGATAGTCGGCCGCGACGCCGCCGTCGGTACGGTGACGGCTGGCGACGAGGACTAGTGGGAA is drawn from Chloroflexota bacterium and contains these coding sequences:
- a CDS encoding clan AA aspartic protease — translated: MIQGVVNAAYEAIVTIPLQDRQGRTRNLEAVVDAGYSGFLTLPPGLVDDLGLPFAYMGQAFLANDAEVDFDVHYVTVLWDGQPKDIEADATGSTPLVGMLLLDRHNLNIEVERGGRVLIEARG